The following nucleotide sequence is from Camelus bactrianus isolate YW-2024 breed Bactrian camel chromosome 19, ASM4877302v1, whole genome shotgun sequence.
CCAGAGGAGATGCCCACGGCACCGTGAGAATGATAGCAAGGGGGAGCTTTCTCGTCTGCTAAGTCAGAGAAAGTTCCTAGAGGAAGTGATGAATGAATTGACTAGAAGTTGATCAGGtgaagatgggagggaagggtctTCTAGGCAGCAGGAATGGAATGTGCAAAAGTCCTGTGGCGAGAGAGTCCACAAGCCGGAGAGATGGAGTATCAGTGAGGGCAGAACCCagagcaggtgttcaataaaaCCCAAGGATGCATGACTGGGGATTTCGGGGGTGATATTTTAAActaggggttggcaaactacagcccacaggccaaatctgggCCAACACATGTTTTTGTGTGGCCCAGGAACTGAGCctagcttttacatttttaaacagttgaAAAAGTAATCAAAAGAAGACTCCTATCTCACGCTATGTGAAAACGATacgaaattcaaatttcagtgtcgatcaataaagttttattggaacacagccacacctatTAATTTACGTATTGTCTACGGCTGCTTTGTGCATAAAGGCAGAGCCGAGTGGCTGTGATAGAGACACTATGACCCATAAAGccgaaaatatttactctctgacccTTGACAAAAAACCTCAGCTGAGCCCTGCTTTAGACCTTTCCCATGCCACTGTCCCCGCCACAAACTGGCTGTGCCTCTGACCAGCGGCCCTGCTCTCTCCACTCAGCCTGCCAGCAGGGAGTGACGATTCTGCAGAAGGAGCTGGAGAAGATCACGATTCCGCCCTTCTCAGGAAGCTTTAAGGTCAAGTACCTCGGGAAAGGGCAATATAGCTTCTACAGGTAAGGCCTGTCCCGCCCCGTCCTCGGTGTGCAGGAGCGTAGTATTTGGGGGCCACCAAGACCTCGAATCCCAGGACCAGGACCACAAATTCCtaaactcagagaagttaagatcCCAAAGCCAGTGTTTCTTCCATCCCGAGGGGATACAGTCCCCTAGGCTAAGGGTGGAGGAAGCCACAAAAACTCTTTCAGACACTCACCATGACTCCTGGGGAGATGTGTTGTGAACCTCAAAACTGTGCCAGGCCTGTATATTAATTAGGATTTGAAGGGGGAGGTGGTGAAGTTTCAAGGACAGAAAACCTAATCCAAAATGGCCTGAACCAGAGTTTACCAGCTCCCACAACTGAGAAGTCCCTGGAATGGTCTGGCTTCAGGTTCTGCTTGAGGCAGTCTCAAGTGTCACTGGACCATGTTCCTCTCTTGCCACCTCTCAGCATCCCTTCCCTTGGGGAGGGCCAATTCTTGTGTAGCGTATCCCCACAAAGGGGCAAGAGGGCCACCAGCATCGCCTCAGCACTCCCAGCTTTGTGGAAGGAGGGCTCTTTCTCCTTACAGCTCAGGCAAAACCCCTAAGATTCACTCTGATTGTCCATCTTAGATTCCATACGCACTCttgaaccaatcactgtggccaGGGGAATAGAATACACGAATGAGCTTGCACTGAAGTCACTAGCTCCATTCACCCCCTGAAGATGGTGGTGGAGTCAACTTTCCCTGGAGCAACATGGAATGGATGCGGGGAAGGGTCCCCCAAACTAAAATGCAGCTCTGTTGTCACAAGAGAGGCGTATGGGTGCTGAGGAGAAAACCTACAGATGTCCTCTAAAGAATTTTATGCAcccagtcattcaacaaacatttctgaaCACTTAACTATGTGTCTGACTCAACAGGCTTGGCTACAATAATGAAAAAAGACAGACACGTTCTGCCCTTTACAGAATCTGTAGTCAATAGAATGACATCCATTACCTTCACTGATCACCCCACATTCTGCAAGATAGAGATGATCgtgcccattttacagttgaggaaactgaggctcaggatgattAAGTGATGTACTCAGGCTCACACAATAGTCAACTGAGGAGCAAGACTCAAATGCGGATTTGTCTGACTTAAAAGCCTAGCTGCAGAATTCTCAAGACTGCTCTCAAGGCTTCTGGGTTCTCTTGGAATGAATGGGGTAAAGGGCCGGGGTGGCGGGGAATGAGTCTGCACTGACCATTGACCAAGTCCTCTTGTGGTCACCCATGAGGCTAACCGaacatttcttttttccagtATGGTTATCCGTGGATTCAAGCTTCCCAGTTCCCAGATAAGACCATCGCCTAATCAGGGCCTTGATCTCTCTATCAAAGATGCCAGTATCAAGATCAGTGGGAAATGGAAGGCACGAAAGAATTTCATGTGCGTTTCCAAGCTTGGCATTTGTTGAGTGTGGGGGTGAGCTCTGGGTGACATTCAGAAGGGATGAGAGCCAGGGTCTCAGGAAGGCCCAGTTTTTGCCTTGAGCATCACCATTTGTCCCCTCAGGGTTCCAGGGGGAATTTTTCACAAAAGAAGTTTCAACATAACCCTTGGTTAATAACTGAGCATTTGTCTACATCTCAATGCAGGACCTTGGCCAGGCTGAGTTGGTTCCTGGGGCTTAGGATGGAAGGCTAAGTGGGACCTTTGATTTACCCCATtatcagttagctattgctgtgtaacaagccatcccaaatttagtggcttaaaacaactcaTACACTAGAAAACTGGGGTAAATCATCCAAATGACAACTCTGAATCTAAGTATTGGTCTCTCACCACAGAGACCCTATGCAACAGTGATAGTGGCTCAGACTGATTAGTGACTTTAGCAACTTCTCCTTTGTGGGGAATCCAGGGAGGAAATGGAGGAGGTACTTTGGTGAGGAGAGGAGTGTGGATCTGCCTTCTCTTATAAGGCCTGCTAGGTCTTTCGGTTCCCCATGACCAGAATTGCCTAATTCTTCACTTGGGCTCTTTTGTATCTATCCTTTCACTTACTGATCACAAAAAATAACAATACTTCATCACGTGATAGAAGAGTTGACAAATTACATTCACATCCAATGTCTTTTCCAAACCTCTTTTCATCCCTGAGGGAGGGGTTATTAACCCCACTTAATGAACTaggtattaattaattaaagtcaTTCCCCCTGCCCTCTAAACCCAGATTTCTAGTGGCAAGGCTGGTGTCACATTGCTGGtccaggggctgggtgaggaaactgaagttcagagaggttaagaaacacCCCTAGAGCCACACAGCACAGGCAGAGGCTGAGGCAGTGGGTAAGAGCTGGGTCCTGCCAGGCAGACCCAGGTTCCAACTTTGGGGTCACATCCTGGCTCTTTCACTCAAgcggctatgtgaccttgggcgagttacCTTCCGTCTCTGAACTCCACCTCCTCACCCAGAGTGGGGCTAATAGCAAAACCTAGCTTCCAGCGTCCATGTAAAGTTTGAATGGCGGCAGGAAGAAGATGCTTGCtccaagtctttcctttttttttcccttcagcaaAGCCAAGGGCAACTTTGATCTGAGTGTGGAGGGCATCTCCATTTCAGCTGGTCTGAAGCTGGGCTATGACCCCGCCTCCGGTCACTCCACTGTCGCCTGCTCCAGCTGCAACAGCCACATCAACAGTGTCGGCTTACACATCTCGGGCAGCAGCCTAGGGTACGATCTCctggggctgtgggtgggaggagggacagaaTCGTCCTAATCATTCTAGTATTCGGAAAACACATCCCCAACGCCACTTCCATACCAGGCCCTGTCCAGAGGCCGTGGGTGTAGGGAGGGGACAGATGGGACTCCCCTGCCTTGGGGAGTCACTTGACTGTTCaatattcattcagcaaactttactgagcacttactatgctcCAGGCTCTGGGCCTGGAGTGCTCCATCTTATGAAATCCTTACCACAAGTCCGTCCCTCATCTCTCCACCCATCCAACAAATATCAGCTAAGAATCTGCTGTGTACCAGGCTTCTTGTGCGATGCGCTAGGGAAACAGCAGTGATCACTAAATTTGGCCCTAGTAACAGCGATTAGaggcttactgtgtgccaggcaccgtttCAAGCGTGTGCTCATCTCATTCAATCCACACACTGACTCTGTGAGGTTAGTCTATTAGTACTTCATTTTCCAGGGAGAAGATCAAggcatagaaagaaaaataacctgaCTTTTCACACCTACTGCGTATTGAGAAGGGATTCCGCCCAGGACTGCCTGGCCTCAGATTCTTAGCCACACAGTCCCTCTTCTCTTGAAGCTTCCAGCCCATGGTGAAGACAAACATTAATCCAATCACTGCATTAATGAATGTCTCACAAATTACAAAACAGTATAAGAACTAAGAAAAAGAGGTACAAAGTGTGGGGAACACATAGGACAGGAGGATCCGACCTGGTCTGGGGACTGACCAGTCCTTCATTGAAATGACATTTGAATTGAGATGAAAGAATAAGTGGAGTTAATTAGGTTGGGGACAGTGGGTGGTTGAAGCAGTGcaaacagcatatgcaaaggccctgtggtgggaggAAGCACAGGACACAAGAGGATACGGCAGAATAGTGTGGCTGGAGTTCAGAGAGGAAGGGAGTGGTGAGGAATGAGCTGAGACAGGGTGGGGCCAGCTGTGTATCTATTGAAGAAATAACCCCATACACAAGTCACTGCACACAGGGGAAGAAGTGTCTGTGGGGATGTACACAGTTGGAGCCTAGGAAAGAGGGTGGTTAGGTCTATTTGGAAGAGGGGGGAAGGCTTCCCAGATGAGGCAGCTTTCTGAATGCAGCCTCAGGATGTCTGGAAAGCCTCATGCCTGTCCCCACGTGTCACTCTCCAGGTGGCTGATTCAACTCTTTCACAAGAAAATCGAGTCTTCGATCCAAAACACCATGAACAGCAAGGTAGGAGGGGCTCAGAGTCTCATCCCCCTTCAGAGCGGGTGGGACCCTCCATGTCCACATCCCATATGCGTCGCTGGACACTTCTGCTCTCACCCAGACCTCTTCGGTAGTCCTCACAGCTTTTTGAAAGCACATATCCAACTGTAAAACTTGGGTATGTCCATTTTCTCGGGGATCCAGCAAGAAACTAGGAAAGGGCCACGTCACGCACCCACAGCAAACTCTCCCACGCCCATGTGGACCACCTCCACTCTTTCCTCAACATCCCTCTCTGCAGAGAAACTGCCATTCTCTCCCACTGACCCTCTCTTCTTGTAGCCCTTGGatctccttccccatccccatccccggCCCCTGAACCCCCTTCTTGGTGATCCTGCCCCCAGAAAACATACAACTGATGAAGCTGCTAGAGTGAGACTAAACACTGCCCTGAGGCTGGAACTGGTACAAAAGACAGACACAGGCGTGTGCTCCCCAACCCTGCCTTCACCCTAACTTCCTCCCAAGCCAACTTCTTCAGCTGAGAAAAGGGGCCATTCCCTGGACTGCTTCTCCATGAACAAACCATCAGCTTCCAGGAAACCCCTGAGCCTGTCACCCAAGCCATTGAGCTTGGGCTTTCTCCAGAGGGCAGTAGGGAGCCATTGAAGGTTTTAGGCAAGGGAATGACCTGGCCAGATCTGTGCTTTTGAACAATTTCTCTGGCTGCCATGAGACTGGCTAGAGGGGCcaagagcaggggcaggggtctTCGGGTGACTGCAGAGGCTCGTACAGTCTTCCCAATGGGACACCCGGTTTCCCAGCCAAAGGCACTGACAATATGAGCAGGGAGACATCGATCAATTGAGATCATCTCTCTGAAGACCCTctgtcaaaagttaaaaaaaaaaaccatgtttGGTGGTCAAAATGCACAACAGAGTAGATTATAAAATTTTAGAGGGTTTTAGAGTCAGAGTCTCGGTTTTAATTCTGGCCCCAGAGCtaagctgtgtgattttgggcaaatttcttgacttttccaaacctcagtttcaccatctgtaaaatggggacattgATACCTTCTTCACCAAGCAACTGTAAGGATTACTGAGACAATGCAGGCAGTGTGCTTGCCCACCAGCCTGGCTCGATCATAACTCAACTGGTTTTGTAATTATAGTATCATGGGGGTGTTAGCATATATTTAACATATGGAACTATGAAAACAGATCATTGCTTGGTAACACCTTAAGAGTGACCCTTTTAGAAAAAAAAGCATGACCTCCTGATAGCAGCCGCACTAAACAGTCACAaatgctgctgccgctgctggtGAACATGATGGTGATGAAATGATGGtgttggaggaggaagagaaggatgtcCTATACATGCTGAGGGCTTACAGTGGGCTTCTGCTATGCTAAGAACTCTTTACAAGGATTCCGGCATTTAatccacacaaaatccttatggtgctgggggtggggatgttGTCTTGactacctccattttacagatgagtaaatggAGACACAGACAGAGGAAGTAATAGTGCTGGGCTTCAAACCTAGGCCACTCCAGCTCAGAGGGGAAGCTTTTTATCATTCCAAGATATTGTTTAGAAGAGAGTAAGGgcctgaatgaatggatggagggatggagggatggatggatggatggatgaagtgTCAGTGTGTCCATGATGCTAGGAATTTCTGGAAAAGGGGAGGAATGAGTTGGGGATTCAACCCCCAAGCAATACGGGAAGAAAGATGTGTCTCTGAAGGAAGGAAGAGTTTGTATACGGTGCGGATGCGGGGGTGAAGGTAGAGGGCGGTTGCAATGGGCTGTGATGTGATTTGCTGTGGTTTGGAGCCCCCTGGTGGCCAATATAGGTAAATGGTCCTGGAGGGCATTGGCTGAAAGCAGGCAGCCCAAGGGTCCAGCTGCCCCCACTGCCAGAGGTGCCCATCGGTCCACCTTTGGGTCGCCTGGAGAAGAAACATCCTAAGTCCCCTTGGGACGTCTAGAATtttatttgatagaaacacaggaaaataaaaatttctccctccttccttactttcctccctgcctcttcccagaGAAAATAACTTGATTGACaatgggaaaggagggagggaagtagtGAGGGTGCCCTCTGGGCAGAGAGGGGGCCAGCCCTGAGAAGGAGTAAGAACCTGAGGGGTTTGGTTGGGCTGTGCTGGTCTTGTGGGCCTGTGGGAAATCCATGGACAGCTGTCCAGAAGGCAGCTGGACCCTCCAGCTGGAGCTCAGGGGAGAAATCTGGCTGCAAACCAAGGTCTAGGTGTTGACTGCATGTTGGGAGCAAGGAGCAGGCAACCTTGCTTGGGTAACCCCCCAGCCCCAGACATGGCTGAGACAAAGATTCTGGTGTAAGTAGTTTCTTGGGAGGGAGTCCcaggtgtggggtggggaagggagcaggggaCAGGAGCACTGCTGAGTGGGCCGCTGCTGTGAGTGACCCGGTTCAGTTCTGCAGGCGGTTCCCAGGAATCCTGGATGCACATCTCAGAACAAAGGGGTGGGGAAGCTGGATATTTATCCACCAATTCTCACCCGTCTTTCTGGTGTCTGTAACTCCTTGGCACTTTGGAGTAAAgtccagggaggagagaaggtCCTCAGGCAGGGAGAGTTCCAAAGCTTGGGGCTAGAATCATAAAGCAGGATCTTCTTTCACGCCCCTCACGGTGCCTGGACTGGGAAGATTTGACGGCTTGGCTCATCTGGGGCCATTGACCAGAACTCCTACCCTCAGCCCCTCTGTGAAGCTGGGCTTTGCCCAGCGCACCACTGGGTTCCCTTAGGGAACATCTCAAGACACCAATGTGGAAGCCGCAGAGTCTTTTATGACCTCGCCAATGAAGTTATGCAACATCACTTCCGCCGTGTTCTCTTAGTTGAAAGTCACCAGCCCACCCACCCAGATTGTAGGGGAGAGTTCACAGACTCCACCTCTCACTGGTGGGCATGATGGTGACAAGGTCACATTCAAGATGAGTGAGTGGGATGGAAAATATAACCTGCAGcaccccaatttacagatgagaaaagagaggtCTAGAGAAATGGAGTAACTTCCTCAGTGGCAAAATCAGCATGTGACCTAGGTCTTCTCAGACAAATGCTTATTCCCCTGTGAGCTGTGGTGGAGGACGGGAGGGCTTCTCTGGACACACAAAGCAAAGATGAGGGTGCCCACCCAGACTTGTGCAGAGAGTCTGCCCCCTGCTCCCAGAAGCACACACAGGGTAAGGCTGACCACTGACCAcctcctgtttttttttcaccACCTCATTCCACAAAAGAGCtgagcaaaaacaaagaaacaaacaaacaaataccacatttaaaaaatagaaaacacaaataGCCATCAGAAAAGCTCTTCACTAAAATAGGAAATAGAAGGCAGATGTGCAGATCATACAGTCACATACAGTTACTATTTCCAAGCTATATATTGGACTCTGAGCTTCCCAGTGgccaaggagaaaagggaaacttgagTAGCTCCATGATTTCAATGAAAGATTCAAGAAAAGCAAAACATGTCTGGAAAAATTATTCCCAAAGGACATTTTCCATTATAGGAAGCTCTCACTGATCAGTTCTTTTGTTCTTCCCAGGTCTGTGAAGTAGTGACCAGCACTGTGTCCTCCAAGCTGCAACCTTATTTTGAGACCTTGCCAGGTAAAGGCTAGGTGGGGTCAAGGAAACTGGCATAGAAGGGGAACAGGGAAAGGGAGATAGGGAGAGTGTGATGGAGCAAGTGAGTTTCCCAGCCAGGCCTGGGCTTGGGTGGGAATGGATAGAACAGGTTATTTTCAAACAGTAATTGGCTTTGGATTCCGATTGGGCCAGGTCCTTATAGCAGGTCTAGAagttaaatagaaaagcagcCATTCCAAACAACAAATACCTGCACCTCTGAAGCCAGAGCTACATAGCTAGCATGAGATCCGAGGCTGGTCacttctctctgggccttagtttccatatctttaaaatggggacaatCTTCTCTATCCCTCAGAACTTGGTAAACTATGAAGATCTTCAGTTGGTAGGGGAGAACCCCTCTGGCCAAGCACTTACCATGTGTCCTGCATCCAGCAGAACTATTTCCTCCTGGCCTCCAgacacccacctccccaccccagccccaccccaagaTCACTGCATTCTTTCAGTTTTACCAacaggaaactggggctcagaaaggACCCAAggcttgcccaagatcacaaagccaGTAAGAAGCAGACGCAGGATCCAAATTCAGAGCCTGTGCCCCAAACTGCTACCTGGGCTGCCTCCCCGAGGAGCCTGCATGGCCAGCACATGGTATATTCGCCTTTAAGATGCATCCTCTTCCTCCAGGATCCACCTGGCCCCTCCAGGAGCAGGGCCCATCCTGAGTGTGTTCAAAGCACTTGCAATGTCTAAGGTCTGGCCTCACCAGGCAGgaaaaagatttttgtttgaGTCCCAGCTCAGTCATTGACCAGGCATGCCATCTCGGACTAGTTACgttttctgagactcagtttatTCCCCTCTGACATGAGAAGGAAGGGCTAAAGGAGGGGCcaatatttattttatcctcaTTGATTAATGCAGGGAAAAGGAAAACCATTCAGACCTGAAGCCAGTCTGGGCTCAGCCTGGGATATTATCACTGCCAATAATGATCCCTTCTGGCTTTTGAGCCCCAACCCTGTACAGGGCGTCTTCAAGGTCACAAGCAGTGCCTCGTCCTACAATGAAACGAAGTGGCTCAGAAAAGTGGaaggacttgtccaaggtcacagagagcTCATTTCAAGCCCAAATCTCTCTGCTTCTTCACTCTGTGTTTTAGCCACGTCTCAGGGTTGTTGGAAGAAGGGAGATAGATGATGTCTGTGAATGTGGGCCTTGGGCTCATTTTCCTTTAAGGGAGCTTagggagggctccctggaggaggtgggaatGGAATTAGCACTGCAGGTCTTGATTCAATTTTAAGGGAGGCTGACCCTGCATCCCAGGTTTCAAAGATGCTGCCCAGGGGAGCCAGTTCATGGTCCATCTTCTTTCCCCCTAGTGACAGTCAAATTAGACAACGTGGCAGGGATTGATTACTCACTGGTGGCACCTCCAAAAGCCATGGCTGATAACCTGGATGTGCATCTGAAGGTGAGACTTACACCAAGAATCATACACCCTCATACCTTTGCCTCAAatctctcttcccctctgcccCGGGACTCCCCAGCATCCTTTGACGCAAATCTTACAATGACTCCACCCCTTTCCTATCTATCCTCACCATTCCCCCCAGCCCACTCTCCACATCTCCCCCCAGCTCTGgtcacactggcctccctgccatTCCTGAAATATACTATGactgctccctccccagggcctttgcacttgccgtTCCTTCTCACCAGGGGGCTCTCACCCAGATATCCACAGAAGCTCTCCTATCCCTCCTTCCAATCTTTGCTCAAATATCCTCTCCTTTGAGAGGCCCTCCCAGACCACTGTTGCTGAAATACGTCCTGCTTTATCTTTCTCAGCAGCACTTAACACAtatgcgtgcgcacacacacagtcacaagcCTGTCTCCCTCGATGTGATGAAAGAAAAGGAGCTGTGATTGCTTTGTTCTTTATTGTGTATGCAGCACCTACAACGATGCTTGGtatataataggtgctcagtgaatatttattgatggagggaaggagggacggatggagggatgaatagatggagttAGTTTCATTTCATGCCACTTTCTCCCTCACTCACCACCCTCCAGCCAGACTCACTGGCTTTACACCTCGTCAACACATCCAGTTAGTTCCCACCTCAGGACCCTTGTCCTGTCCGACCCTctgcctgtcctcccctccctctcacgCCCTCCTCTACCCTGCTGGCTTCTTCTTCTAGCCCGTGGGTCTGTGTTGGGATGTTGTTCCCCAAGcagcctttcctgaccacctcAGCTGGAGAAAGTCCCACTCCCTGAATTCCCTCCGTCTGTGCCCCACTCAGTCTCTCCACAGCTGGGGACTGGCTTGTTTGTTCActgtttacttgtttgttctCAAACACATCTGAtgtcaaaaagaaaatttagaaaccaCAAAGGAGCAGAGAGATAAataggagggaaggaggtggggagggaaggaggagagagagattaCCCAAATATTACAACTCCTCTGTGAATGTATGATGGGTATCAGAATAGAAACATTGAATTGTCATTCCTGAAGGGGGCCCAGACTCACTCTGCCGCCTCCATCCCCAGGGGGAGGTCTTCAGCCTGGCCCACCGCAGCCCCAGTCCCTTTGCCCCACCGGTGCTGAACCTTCCCACTGACCATGACCTCATGGTGTACCTGGGCATCTCTGAATATTTCTTCAACACAGCCGGGCTCGTGTATCAAGAAGCTGGAGTCTTGAATCTAACCCTCAAGGATGACATGGTAAGGCCAGGAGCGGGTGGATTGGGAAGAGCGCTAGACTCAGTGCAGTAGATGGTCTAGATCCAAGTCTTGGCTGGATCTGGAAACCAAGGTCTGGACTCTAGAGTCAGCCGGACCTGAGTTCAAATATCGGCTCCGCTCCTTTctagctgggtgactttgggccAGTGCTTCAACCTCTCAGaatctcatctataaaacaccAGTAACGGTATCTTCCTTCCAAGGGTacaatgagaattaaatgagacatgAATGCAGGGGCAGCCCCGCCCAGGCTCAGCATGGAGGAAGTACTCAGTGAAGACCAATAGTAACAGCCAACACGGACTGAGCACCTGCCACGTGTCAGTCTGTCCTCCAGTCTTATCAGTGTATCCCTGCTACCGTCACCATCCTGACTGTCTCTGTCTGTATATTGTGGCTGAGTCCTGCTCTGGTCATCAGCTGACCCATCTCCAGAGTCTGGGGGCATCCTCATCTCATCCTGGTCCCCAGCCACACAGATTCCTCCTATGCTGCTTCTGGAAGAGATGCCAGGTCCTCCCTTTCCGTGGAGG
It contains:
- the BPI gene encoding bactericidal permeability-increasing protein isoform X2; this encodes MARGPDSTLRWATLVVLAALGTAVTANPNPGVVARITQKGLDYACQQGVTILQKELEKITIPPFSGSFKVKYLGKGQYSFYSMVIRGFKLPSSQIRPSPNQGLDLSIKDASIKISGKWKARKNFIKAKGNFDLSVEGISISAGLKLGYDPASGHSTVACSSCNSHINSVGLHISGSSLGWLIQLFHKKIESSIQNTMNSKVCEVVTSTVSSKLQPYFETLPVTVKLDNVAGIDYSLVAPPKAMADNLDVHLKGEVFSLAHRSPSPFAPPVLNLPTDHDLMVYLGISEYFFNTAGLVYQEAGVLNLTLKDDMIPKESKFHLTTNFFGTLIPQVAKMFPNMQVQLLIWASVPPHLTVCPTGLDIIFVLETQAFAVLPNSSLAPLFLLEMNTNVSVDVGARSDRLVGELKLNKLLLNLKHSDIGPFSVELLQMVMNYVLPTVVLPEINEKLQKGFPLPLPAYIQLFNLVLQPHQDFLLFGADVHFG
- the BPI gene encoding bactericidal permeability-increasing protein isoform X1, with translation MARGPDSTLRWATLVVLAALGTAVTANPNPGVVARITQKGLDYACQQGVTILQKELEKITIPPFSGSFKVKYLGKGQYSFYSMVIRGFKLPSSQIRPSPNQGLDLSIKDASIKISGKWKARKNFIKAKGNFDLSVEGISISAGLKLGYDPASGHSTVACSSCNSHINSVGLHISGSSLGWLIQLFHKKIESSIQNTMNSKVCEVVTSTVSSKLQPYFETLPVTVKLDNVAGIDYSLVAPPKAMADNLDVHLKGEVFSLAHRSPSPFAPPVLNLPTDHDLMVYLGISEYFFNTAGLVYQEAGVLNLTLKDDMIPKESKFHLTTNFFGTLIPQVAKMFPNMQVQLLIWASVPPHLTVCPTGLDIIFVLETQAFAVLPNSSLAPLFLLEMNTNVSVDVGARSDRLVGELKLNKLLLNLKHSDIGPFSVELLQMVMNYVLPTVVLPEINAEKLQKGFPLPLPAYIQLFNLVLQPHQDFLLFGADVHFG